The proteins below come from a single Burkholderia sp. FERM BP-3421 genomic window:
- a CDS encoding DUF3106 domain-containing protein codes for MSQKRGLAVFFGSVIALVIAYAATYPRFHPQPAAVAVASAPALASAAIALTTEFPALPSQSPLSWARLSPAQRVALAPFENQWDAFSDARKRKWLKIAARFSKLSPDAQKRLHERMSEWVTMTPEERRVARENYQASKDLPAQAREKAWKAYQQLPEEQKEKLALVERRRRPTVVSAPPTGKSDRDINRLVNAHDRPASAPGAAAPTVASAPASAPVPASATPGAVVVPATPIPVSPSEAPSIFNGS; via the coding sequence GTGAGTCAGAAACGGGGACTGGCCGTCTTTTTCGGATCGGTGATCGCGCTCGTCATCGCGTACGCCGCCACCTACCCGCGCTTCCACCCGCAACCGGCAGCCGTCGCCGTGGCGAGCGCGCCGGCGCTGGCCTCGGCCGCGATCGCGCTGACCACCGAGTTTCCCGCGCTGCCGTCGCAAAGCCCGCTGTCGTGGGCGCGGCTTTCGCCCGCGCAGCGCGTCGCGCTCGCGCCCTTCGAGAACCAATGGGACGCGTTCAGCGACGCCCGCAAGCGCAAGTGGCTCAAGATCGCCGCGCGTTTCTCGAAGCTCTCGCCCGACGCGCAAAAGCGCCTGCACGAACGCATGAGCGAATGGGTGACGATGACCCCCGAGGAGCGCCGCGTCGCGCGCGAGAACTACCAGGCCTCGAAGGACCTGCCCGCGCAGGCGCGCGAGAAGGCCTGGAAGGCCTATCAGCAGTTGCCCGAGGAACAGAAGGAAAAGCTCGCGCTGGTCGAGCGCCGCCGCCGCCCCACGGTCGTCAGCGCGCCGCCGACCGGCAAGAGCGATCGCGACATCAACCGCCTCGTCAACGCGCACGATCGCCCGGCGAGCGCCCCGGGCGCCGCGGCGCCGACCGTCGCGAGCGCGCCGGCGAGCGCGCCCGTGCCCGCCTCGGCCACGCCCGGCGCCGTCGTGGTGCCCGCGACGCCGATCCCGGTGTCGCCGTCCGAGGCGCCCTCGATCTTCAACGGCTCGTAA
- a CDS encoding UDP-2,3-diacylglucosamine diphosphatase — translation MGQKTSTTSFFRHPVGPSAFLSGSAVHDALASGSPPDAAATPHDEHDQATHRYRTIWLSDIHLGSSGCQAGYLLDFLRHNESEYLYLVGDIIDGWQLKKGWYWPQAHNDVVQKILRKARKGTQVVYIPGNHDEAARQFCDLAFGDIQVRGESFHTTLGGKRLWIVHGDLFDGVIQHAKWLAYLGDTLYTLILVLNRWFNRIRSRLGFQYWSLSQYLKHQVKNAVNFISSFERVMTDEARRRGCDGVVCGHIHKAEIRDIDGVLYCNDGDWVESLSALVETMEGELKIVYWTVVHAPPVALPRKTKATA, via the coding sequence ATGGGCCAGAAAACGTCCACGACCTCTTTCTTCCGTCACCCTGTCGGCCCCAGCGCCTTTCTGTCCGGTTCGGCCGTGCATGACGCCCTGGCGTCCGGCTCGCCGCCCGACGCCGCCGCCACACCGCACGACGAGCACGACCAGGCGACCCACCGCTATCGCACGATCTGGCTGTCGGACATCCATCTCGGCTCGAGCGGCTGCCAGGCCGGCTACCTGCTCGACTTCCTGCGCCACAACGAGTCGGAATACCTGTACCTGGTCGGCGACATCATCGACGGCTGGCAGCTGAAGAAAGGCTGGTACTGGCCGCAGGCGCACAACGACGTGGTGCAGAAGATCCTGCGCAAGGCGCGCAAGGGCACCCAGGTCGTCTACATCCCCGGCAACCACGACGAGGCCGCGCGCCAGTTCTGCGACCTCGCCTTCGGCGACATCCAGGTGCGCGGCGAGTCGTTCCACACGACGCTCGGCGGCAAACGTTTGTGGATCGTGCACGGCGACCTGTTCGACGGCGTGATCCAGCACGCGAAATGGCTCGCCTACCTCGGCGACACGCTGTACACGCTGATTCTCGTGCTGAACCGCTGGTTCAACCGGATCCGCAGCCGCCTCGGCTTCCAGTACTGGTCGCTGTCGCAGTACCTGAAGCACCAGGTGAAGAACGCGGTGAACTTCATCTCCTCGTTCGAGCGGGTGATGACCGACGAGGCGCGCCGGCGCGGCTGCGACGGCGTCGTCTGCGGCCACATCCACAAGGCGGAGATCCGCGACATCGACGGCGTGCTGTACTGCAACGACGGCGACTGGGTCGAAAGCCTCTCGGCGCTGGTCGAGACCATGGAAGGCGAACTGAAGATCGTCTACTGGACCGTCGTGCACGCCCCGCCCGTCGCGCTGCCGCGCAAGACGAAAGCCACTGCCTGA
- a CDS encoding RDD family protein, with translation MTPAVVAAPTPCAPPSVRRRLAALLYECVLLFGVVFFAGLAFSLALQQRNGLVHHNLLAAWIALVVGAYFVWFWTHGGQTLPMKTWRLRLVAADGAPLSVARALARYALGWLWFLPPLALHPLAGFSVPATLGFTAAWIALWALAARLHPTRQFLHDRLAGTRVVPAPR, from the coding sequence GTGACGCCCGCCGTCGTCGCCGCCCCCACGCCCTGCGCGCCGCCCAGCGTGCGGCGCCGGCTTGCCGCGCTGCTCTACGAATGCGTGCTGCTGTTCGGCGTGGTGTTCTTCGCGGGCCTCGCGTTCTCGCTCGCGTTGCAGCAGCGCAACGGCCTCGTCCATCACAACCTGCTCGCCGCCTGGATCGCGCTCGTGGTCGGCGCGTATTTCGTGTGGTTCTGGACCCACGGCGGCCAGACCCTGCCCATGAAAACCTGGCGCCTGCGGCTCGTCGCCGCCGACGGCGCGCCGCTCTCGGTCGCCCGCGCGCTGGCCCGCTACGCGCTCGGCTGGCTGTGGTTCCTGCCGCCCCTCGCGCTGCATCCGCTCGCCGGCTTCAGCGTGCCCGCCACGCTGGGCTTCACGGCCGCCTGGATCGCGCTGTGGGCGCTCGCCGCCCGCCTGCACCCGACCCGCCAGTTCCTCCACGACCGGCTGGCCGGCACCCGCGTCGTCCCCGCGCCGCGCTAG
- a CDS encoding glycosyltransferase family 4 protein — translation MKIMIVTDAWEPQVNGVVRTLKSTARELTELGHRVELLTPLEFRTIPCPTYPEIRLSLLPYRRLRARIDEFAPDALHIATEGPLGLAARRYARGRKLPFTTAYHTRFPEYVQARFGVPLSATYRFLRWFHGGSRAVMAPTPVVRDDLEHYGFRNVVLWTRGVDLEIFRPMESKVLNTARPIFLYVGRVAIEKNVEAFLKLDLPGSKWVAGEGPALAELKSRYPEANYLGVLTQAELAKVYAAADVFVFPSRTDTFGLVLLEALACGTPAAAYPVTGPVDVLADGGAGAMHEDLREACLEALKIDRGAARAWAERYSWRAASEQFASHLKPLPRSAQPQPEGAAV, via the coding sequence ATGAAAATCATGATCGTCACCGATGCGTGGGAACCGCAAGTCAACGGCGTCGTGCGCACGCTCAAGAGCACCGCGCGCGAGCTGACCGAACTCGGCCATCGCGTCGAACTGTTGACGCCGCTCGAGTTCCGCACGATTCCCTGCCCGACCTATCCGGAGATCCGCCTGTCGCTGCTGCCGTACCGGCGGCTGCGCGCGCGGATCGACGAATTCGCGCCCGACGCGCTGCACATCGCGACGGAAGGGCCGCTCGGCCTCGCCGCGCGGCGCTACGCGCGCGGCCGCAAGCTGCCGTTCACGACCGCCTATCACACACGCTTCCCCGAATACGTGCAGGCGCGCTTCGGCGTCCCGCTCTCCGCCACCTACCGCTTCCTGCGCTGGTTCCACGGCGGCTCGCGCGCGGTGATGGCACCCACCCCGGTGGTGCGCGACGACCTCGAGCACTACGGTTTCCGCAACGTCGTGCTATGGACCCGCGGCGTCGACCTCGAGATCTTCCGGCCGATGGAGTCGAAGGTCCTGAACACCGCGCGGCCGATCTTCCTGTATGTCGGGCGGGTCGCGATCGAGAAGAACGTCGAGGCCTTCCTGAAGCTCGACCTGCCCGGCTCGAAGTGGGTCGCGGGCGAGGGGCCCGCGCTCGCCGAGCTGAAATCGCGCTATCCTGAAGCCAATTACCTCGGCGTGCTGACCCAGGCGGAGCTTGCCAAGGTATACGCCGCCGCCGACGTGTTCGTGTTCCCGAGCCGCACCGATACCTTCGGGCTCGTGCTGCTCGAGGCGCTCGCCTGCGGAACGCCCGCCGCCGCCTATCCGGTGACGGGCCCCGTCGACGTGCTGGCCGACGGGGGCGCGGGCGCGATGCACGAGGACCTGCGCGAGGCCTGCCTCGAAGCGCTCAAGATCGACCGCGGCGCGGCGCGCGCGTGGGCCGAGCGCTACTCGTGGCGCGCCGCGTCCGAGCAGTTCGCCTCGCACCTGAAACCGTTGCCGCGATCCGCCCAGCCGCAACCTGAAGGCGCTGCCGTTTGA